Proteins from a single region of Meriones unguiculatus strain TT.TT164.6M chromosome 21, Bangor_MerUng_6.1, whole genome shotgun sequence:
- the Il6 gene encoding interleukin-6, whose protein sequence is MKFLSARDFQALAFLGLMVVMATAFPTSQVRRGDFTEDTTPNRPVYTTSQQVRGLITYVLSEILETRKQLCNDNPDCMNKENALSENNLKLPEIQRDDGCFHTGYNRDVCLLKITSGLLEYQTYLEYVKNNLQDNKKDKARAIQSNTKTLIRIFKQEVKDPGQIVFPDPTSEALLLEKLESQTEWLKSKTTQLILTALEEFLKVTKRFTLQN, encoded by the exons TGGTGATGGCCACTGCCTTCCCTACTTCACAAGTCCGGAGAGGAGACTTCACAGAGGACACCACCCCCAACAGACCAGTATACACCACTTCACAACAAGTCAGAGGCCTGATTACATATGTTCTCAGTGAAATCTTGGAAACGAGAAAACAG TTGTGTAATGACAATCCTGACTGTATGAACAAGGAAAATGCATTGTCAGAAAACAATCTGAAACTtccagagatacagagagatgaTGGATGCTTCCATACTGGATACAATCGG GACGTTTGCCTATTGAAAATCACCTCTGGTCTTCTGGAGTACCAGACATATCTGGAGTATGTGAAGAACAACTTACAAGATAACAAGAAAGACAAAGCCAGAGCCATTCAGAGCAACACCAAAACCCTAATTCGTATCTTCAAACAAGAG gTGAAGGATCCAGGTCAAATAGTCTTTCCTGACCCAACTTCCGAGGCGCTCCTACTGGagaaactggagtcacagacggAATGGCTGAAGTCCAAGACCACCCAGCTCATCCTGACAGCACTTGAAGAATTCCTCAAGGTCACCAAGAGGTTTACTTTGCAAAACTAG